A stretch of DNA from Streptomyces sp. NBC_01197:
AGCAGCCCGGCGCAGAGACCGCCGAACATGGCGATGCCGCCGAGCCGCGGCGTCGGTTCGCGGTGCACGTCACGGGCCCGGATCTCCGGCATCGCCCCGGCCATGATGGCGAACTTCCGCACCGGCCCGGTCAGGAGATACGTCACCGCGGCCGTGACGCAGAGCGTCAGCAGGTATTCACGCACGGGCTGCCCCACAGATATCGCTGGCCATCTCAGCCCCACACCTTAGCTTCGGCCTGCATAAGGTTGAGGACACACGGGTAGCTCCGATGGTTGCACGAGTACCGCTCTAGCCCGAATTCGACGGAAATCTCCTGGCGAGTTCGCGGACTTCTTCACGGGCCCCCCGCTCTTCACGCAGCGCGGCCGAGAAGAGCCCGGCGATCTCCGCCATCTCCGGCGCGGTCATGCCCTGGGTGGTGACGGCGGCGGTGCCCAGGCGGATGCCCCGCTCGTCGCCGCAGGGCAGTGCGCAGGTGTCCAGGACCATCCCGGCCGCCGCCAGCCGGGCCCTGGCGGCGACGCCGCCGGTGCCCAGCGGACCCGGGTCCGCGGTGATCAGATGGGTGTCGGTCCCCCCGGTGGTGATCGCCAGTCCCTCGGCGGCCAGCCCGGCGGCGAGCACCCGGGCGTTGTCCACCACCTGGTGCGCGTACGCCGCGAACGCCGGGGCCGCGGCCTCGCCGAAGGCGACCGCCTTGGCCGCGATCGTGTGCATCTGGGCGCCGCCCTGGGTGAAGGGGAAGACGGCCCGGTCGATCCGGTCGGCCAGCTCCGCCCCGCAGAGGATGAGACCGCCGCGTGGACCGCGCAGCACCTTGTGGGTAGTGGCGCAGACCACATCGGCGTACGGCACGGGGCTGGGCGCCGCTCCCCCGGCGATCAGGCCCATCGGATGGGCGGCGTCCGCGATGAGATAGGCGCCCGCCTCGTCGGCGATCTCCCGGAAGGCCGCGTAGTCGGGGTGGCGGGGGTACGAGATGGAGCCGCAGACGATCGCCCGGGGCCGGTGCTGCCGCGCCAGCGTCCGTACCTGGTCGTAGTCGATGAGCCCGCTCTCCGCGTCCACGCCGTACCCGACGAAGTCGAACCAGCGGCCGGAGAAGTTGGCGGGCGACCCGTGGGTGAGATGACCGCCGTGCGGGAGGCCCATGGCCAGCACGGTGTCACCGGGGCGCAGGAGGGCCGCGTACGCCGCCAGGACGGCCGAGGAGCCCGAGTGCGGCTGGACGTTCGCGTGCGCGGCTCCGAAGAGCGCTGTGGCCCGCTCACAGGCGATCCGCTCGGCGAGATCGGCCAGCTCACAGCCGCCGTGGTAGCGGGCGCCGGGGTAGCCCTCGGCGTACTTGTTGGCGAGCGATGAGCCGAGAGCGGCCAGCACGGCGGGTGAGGTGAAGTTCTCGGCGGCGATCAGCTGGAGCGAGGTGGCCTGCCGCTCGTCCTCGCCGAGGAGCACATCGGCCATCTCGGGGTCCTGCCCGCGCAGCACCTCGAAGCCGGCGGGGTGGGCGGCGGTGGTCGTGACCGGCATCGTGGGCTCCTCGGCGTCCAGTCCAATGTAGGACGGGCCGCGCGGGTGCGCCTGCCGGTGTTCTGCCGTGCGGCGGACAGCTCCGCCGCAGCGCGCGCTCAGTGCGGCGCCGCGACCCCCGTGAGCGCCGTGACCACCGGATCCAGCGCCTGGTTGATCTCGTCACCGATCGACCGGAAGAACGTGATCGGCGCCCCGTAGGGGTCGTTCACCTCGTCCGCCTCGACGGTCGGCGCCAGCAGCCACCCGCGGAGCGCGGCAGCGGCCCGGACCAGTGCCCGCGCCCGCTCCACCACGCCCTCGTCGAGCGGGTCCGGCAGCGTCGCCGGGTCTATGGCCCGCACCAGCCGGGTGAACTCCTTCAGCGTGAAGGTCCGCAGCCCGGCCGAGTGCCCCATCGAGATGACCTGTGCCCGGTGGTCGCGGGTCGCGGTGAGGACCAGATCGGCGCGGATCACATGGTCGTCCAGCAGTTCGCGGCCGAGGAAGCCCCCGGCATCCGCGCCGTAGTCCGCGAGCACGGTCGCCGCGTTGGCCTCCATCGGGGCGCCCTCGTGGCCCCAGGTGCCGGCGGACTCCACGATCAGGCCGTCGGCGAGCCCGGTGCCCAGGCGGTCCGACAGGGCATGGCGGGTCAGCCGCTCGGTGATCGGCGAGCGGCAGACGTTGCCGGTGCTGACGTGGAGGATCCTGAACGTGCCGCCGGAGGCGGACGCGCCTATGCCACGCCCCTCAGGGGCTGTCAATTGGCCACCTCAAGGTCAGGTACCACCTTGCGCAGTTCCTCGGCGGAGAGCGCGCCCGCACGGAGCAGGACGGGGACCTTGCCGGTGACGTCGACGATGGACGACGGGACGTTGCCGGGGGTGGGACCGCCGTCCAGGTAGACGGAGACGGAGTCGCCGAGCATCTCCTGGGCCGCGTCGCAGTCCTCCGGCGCCGGGTGGCCGGTCAGGTTGGCACTGGACACGGCCATCGGGCCGACCTCCGTGAGCAGTTCGATGGCGACCGGGTGCAGCGGCATCCGTACGGCGACGGTCCCGCGGGTGTCCCCGAGGTCCCACTGCAGCGACGGCTGGTGCTTGGCGACGAGCGTCAGCGCGCCCGGCCAGAAGGCGTCGACCAGCTCCCAGGCCTGCTCGGAGAAGTCCGTGACCAGGCCGTGCAGGGTGTTCGGGGAGCCGATGAGGACAGGGCTGGGCATATTGCGGCCACGCCCCTTGGCGTCCAGCAGATCGGCGACGCCCTCGGAGCTGAAGGCGTCCGCGCCGATGCCGTACACGGTGTCCGTCGGAAGTACGACGAGCTCGCCCCGGCGGACGGCGGACGCGGCTTCACGCAGACCGGTGGTGCGGTCGGTCGCGTCGTTGGTGTCGTATCGCCGTGCCATTTAGCGAGCCTCCCTGAGCAAAGCCTGAGCCTGAGAAATCTGGTGCGGAACCGGTCCTGCGATCGTCACGGCAGAGCCTTGCGGGCCGTGGCGAACCGGGGCCGGTTGTTCAGGTCGGGGTGGTCGGCCGCGTCGGCCCAGCCCCGTTCCTCGGTGAAGATCCACGGGACCTGGCCGCCCTGGGTGTCGGCGTGCTCGATGACGACTACGCCGCCGGGCACGAGGAGACGGTGGGCGGTGCGCTCGATACCGCGAATCGTGTCGAGGCCGTCCTCGCCGGAGAAGAGGGCCATCTCCGGGTCGTGGTCACGGGCCTCGGGTGCGACGTACTCCCACTCGGTGAGCGGGATGTACGGCGGGTTGGAGATGACCAGGTCGACCTGGCCGTCGAGTTCGGGCAGGGCGCTCAGCGCGTCGCCCTGGTGGACGGTGACCCTGGACCCCTCGGCGTTCTTGCGGGTCCAGCGCAGCGCGTCGTCGGACAGCTCCACGGCGTGCACGCGCGAGCGCGGCACCTCCTGGGCCATGGCCAGCGCGATGGCGCCGGAGCCCGTGCAGAGGTCGACGATCAGCGGCTCGACGACGTCCATCGCGCGTACGGCGTCTATGGCCCAGCCGACGACCGACTCGGTCTCCGGGCGGGGCACGAACACCCCGGGCCCGACCTGGAGTTCCAGATAGCGGAAGAAGGCGCGGCCTGTGATGTGCTGGAGCGGTTCGCGGGCCTCACGGCGGGCGATGGTCTCCCAGTAGCGGGCGTCGAAGTCCGCGTCCTTGACGTTGTGGAGCTCGCCCCGCTTGACACCGTGCACAAAGGCGGCGAGCTCCTCCGCGTCGAAGCGCGGGGAGGGCACGCCGGCGTCGGCCAGCCGCTGGGTGGCCTGGGCCACCTCGGCAAGCAGCAGGTTCATGCGGTTCTCCAGTACGGGCCGGCTACTACTGGGCGGCGGCGAGTTTGGCCGCGGAGTCCGCGTCCACACACGCCTGGATCACTGCGTCCAGGTCGCCGTCGAGCACCTGGTCCAAGTTGTACGCCTTGAAGCCGACGCGGTGGTCGGAGATCCGGTTTTCGGGGAAGTTGTACGTGCGGATCTTCTCGGACCTGTCGACGGTACGGACCTGGCTGCGGCGCACGTCGGACGCTTCCTGCTCGGCGGCCTCCTGAGCGGCGGCGAGCAGCCGGGAGCGCAGGATGCGCATGGCCTGCTCCTTGTTCTGGAGCTGGCTCTTCTCGTTCTGGCAGGAGGCGACGACACCGGTCGGGAGGTGGGTGATGCGGACCGCGGAGTCGGTGGTGTTGACCGACTGCCCGCCGGGGCCCGACGAACGGTAGACGTCGATCCGGAGGTCGTTGGAGTGGATCTCGACGTCGACCTCCTCGGCCTCGGGCGTGACGAGCACACCGGCGGCCGAGGTGTGGATGCGGCCCTGCGACTCGGTGGAGGGCACGCGCTGCACCCGGTGCACACCGCCCTCGTACTTCAGCCGCGCCCAGACGCCCTGGCCGGGTTCGGTCGCGCCGTTGCCGCCCTTGGTCTTCACCGCGACCTGGACGTCCTTGTAGCCGCCCAGCTCGGACTCGGTGGCGTCGATGATCTCGGTCTTCCAGCCGACGCGTTCCGCGTAACGCAGATACATCCGCAGCAGGTCGCCCGCGAACAGCGCGGACTCGTCACCGCCCGCGCCCGCCTTGACCTCGAGGAGCACGTCCTTGTCGTCGCTGGGGTCGCGCGGCACCAGGAGCAGCCGGAGCTTCTCCGTCAGCGCTTCGAGCTGCTTGTCGAGCACCTTGACCTCGGCCGCGAACTCCGGGTCGTCGTAGGAGAGTTCACGCGCCGTCTCGATGTCCTCCCCGGTCTGCTTCCAGGAACGGTACGTGGAGACGATCGGGGTCAGCTCGGCGTAGCGCTTGTTGAGCCTGCGCGCGTTGGCCTGGTCGGCGTGGACCGACGGGTCGGCGAGCTGTTCCTCAAGACCGGCGTGCTCGCCGATCAGTTCCTCGACCGCCTCGAACATCGGGGGTTTCCTGCTTTCGTACATCAAGAAGGGCGCTTCCGGGACGGCAAAAGCGCCGGTCCGGGCGCTCCGGGAAGGAGCGTCCGGGGACCGGCGCAGTAGCTCGCTACTTGGCGGCGGAGTCCGCGGCCTTCTTGCCGAAGCGGGCCTCGAAGCGGGCCACACGGCCACCGGTGTCGAGGATCTTCTGCTTGCCCGTGTAGAACGGGTGGCACTCGGAGCAGACCTCGGCACGGATGGTGCCTTCGGCGAGGGTGCTGTAAGTGGTGAACGAGGCACCGCAGGTGCAGCTGACCTGGGTCTCGTGGTACTCGGGGTGGATGTCGCGCTTCAAGGTGACTCCTAGTTTCGGGAGGGCGCCGGGTCGTGCGGGCGGAATTGTCCGTACGTGAACCGGGGCCAGCGGACCAGTCTGCCAGGAGTGGCCCGCCCGTCAAAATTTCGGACAGTCGGTGAACCGGAGACAGACCGGATCTATTCCGCCCCGCCACCGCAGGACCTGGCGCGGCCGGCTGCTCAGGAGCCCGTGACGACCTTGCCCGCCTCGCCCTTGTCACCGGCGGAGCCCTTGGTCGCGGAGGCCGGAATCGGCTTGTCCTGCTTCAGCGCGGCCCACACCTGCCGGGACTCGGCCTCCAGCGGGATGACGCGGTTGGGGTCCGCCGGGTCGTACTCGACCGGCATCGTCACCATCTTCGTGGAGCCCGCGCCGATGCCCTTGAGGCCGTCGGCGAAGGACGCCAGGCTCTTCACGGAGTTGATGTCGGAGTCGGTGGTGACGGTCTTGGTGGCGGTGTCCGCGAGGCTGTAGAGCTTGCTGGGGCTGCTGAAGATCCCGACGTGCTTGACCTGGGCGATGAGCGCCTTGATGAAGGCCTGCTGGAGCTGTATTCGCCCGAGGTCGCTGCCGTCCCCGACGCCGTGCCTGGTCCGTACGAGACCGAGCGCGTCCTGCCCGTTGAGGGTGTGGGAGCCCGCCGCCAGGTGCAGATGGCTCTTGTCGTCGTTGATCGCCTTGCTGGTGGTGACGGGTACGCCGCCCAGGTCGTCGATCAGCTTCTGGAAGCCGGCGAAGTCGACCTCCAGATAGTGGTCCATCCGGATCCCGGACATCTGCTCCACGGTCTTCACCGCGCAGGCCGGGCCGCCGCTCTCGTACGCCGTGTTGAACATGGCGTGCTGCGCTCCCGGGGCGTCCGCGCCCTTGGCGGTGGTGCAGTCGGGGCGGTCGATCAGGGTGTCGCGGGGTATCGAGACCACGCTGGCCTTCTTGTGGCCCTTGTACACGTGGACGACCATCGCGGTGTCCGAGCGGGCGCCGCCCTCGTCCTTGCCGTACTTGGAGTTGGCGCCGGCCCGGGAGTCGGAGCCGAGCACCAGGATGTCCATCGAGCCGTTGTCGACGTTGTGCGGGCGGTCGGCGCCGAGCTGGGCGTTGATGTCGACGCTCTTGAGGTTGCCGTCGAGCTTGAAGTAGAGGAAGCCGAGGCCGCCGCCGCCGAGCACGACCACTCCGGCCGCCACCCATGCAGTGATCACCAGCGCCTTCCGGCGCGGCGTGGCCCCCTTGCGGCGTTTGCCGCTGCCCCGTATTCGGCTGCCCTTCTGCGGGTCGGCCATGTCCCCTCCAGCTCTCTCGGTGGTCCCGCTACCCCCTGCCCCGAAGTTCAGGCGCGGTCCGTCATCACTTGTGAGACGACGTTTCTCGCGAAAGAGTTGCACAACGCGCTGTGACCCCGGAACGGCCCCGGCGTCACGGACGGTAGCCGGGTTCTCTCCGTAAAAACGGCCCTCACCTGGGGTTTTCTCTCCGGCACCAGAGGCTTGTCGTGGGCCGGCGCCCGGCGTGCGCTGTGGCGAAGATCTCGGCGGGCCGCGAAGCGGCACGGCAGGCGGGTGAGCAGCACGTGAGCGGTGTGTGGAGGCTGTGCGTGCAGCCCTCGCGTGCGCTGGGGGCACCTCCCAGTCGGAGACTGGGGGAGGCCGGGCCGCCGCACGCGACTGGCCCGCCGCGTCACTTCCGTGACGGGGCGGGCCAGTTGACGTTCCGTGACGGAAGGTCAGTCGTTGCCGTTGCCGGACGACGGGGTCGTCTTGGCGATCTGCATCAGGAACTCGGCGTTCGACTTGGTCTTCTTCATCTTGTCCAGCAGCAGCTCGATCGCCTGCTGCGAGTCGAGCGCGTGGAGCACCCGGCGCAGCTTCCAGACGATGGCGAGCTCCTCCGCGTTGAGGAGGATCTCTTCCTTACGTGTACCGGACGGGTCGACGTCCACAGCGGGGAAGATGCGCTTGTCGGCGAGCTTCCGGTCGAGCTTGAGCTCCATGTTGCCGGTGCCCTTGAACTCCTCGAAGATCACCTCGTCCATGCGCGAGCCGGTCTCCACCAGCGCGGTGGCGAGGATGGTCAGCGAGCCGCCGTCCTCGATGTTCCGCGCGGCACCGAAGAAGCGCTTCGGCGGGTAGAGGGCGGTCGAGTCGACACCACCGGAGAGGATGCGCCCGGAGGCCGGGGCCGCCAGGTTGTACGCACGGCCGAGCCGGGTGATCGAGTCGAGCAGCACGACCACGTCGTGGCCCAGCTCGACGAGGCGCTTGGCGCGCTCGATGGCCAGCTCGGCGACGGTGGTGTGGTCCTCGGCGGGCCGGTCGAAGGTCGAGGAGATGACCTCGCCCTTCACCGACCGCTGCATGTCGGTGACCTCTTCGGGACGCTCGTCGACGAGGACGACCATCAGGTGGCACTCGGGGTTGTTGACCGTGATCGCGTTGGCGATGGCCTGCATGATCATGGTCTTACCGGTCTTCGGCGGGGCCACGATCAGACCGCGCTGGCCCTTGCCGATGGGCGCGACCAGATCGATGATCCGGGTCGTCAGCACACCCGGGTCGGTCTCCAGACGGAGCCGGTCCTGCGGGTACAGCGGGGTGAGCTTCTGGAACTCCGGGCGCCCGCGGCCGGATTCGGCCGCCATGCCGTTCGCCGAGTCCAGGCGGACGAGCGCGTTGAACTTCTCGCGGCGCTCGCCGTCCTTGGGCTGACGGACGGCTCCGGTGACGTGATCGCCCTTGCGCAGGCCGTTCTTGCGGACCTGGGCGAGCGAGACGTACACGTCGTTGGGGCCCGGCAGGTAGCCGGAGGTCCGGATGAACGCGTAGTTGTCGAGGATGTCCAGGATGCCCGCGACGGGGATCAGGACGTCGTCGTCGGCGACCTGCGGAGTGTCACCGAACTCCTGCCGCTCACCGCGGCGGCCACGGCGGTCGCGGTAACGGCCACGGCGGCCGCGGCGGCCTCCGTCGAAGTCGTCCTCGTTCTCGTCGGCGCGGGGACCGTTGCCCTGGCCGCCCTGGCGCTGTCCGCGCTGGCCGCCGCCCTGCTGGTCGTCGCCCTTGCCGCCGCGGTCACGGCGGTCACGGCCACCGCGCTCGCCACGGTCCTGACGGTCACCGCGGTCCTGACGGTCACCGCGGTCCTGACGGTCGCCACGCTCCTGGCGGTCGCCGCGCTCACGCCGGTCACCGCGCTGGCCGCGGTCCTGGCGGTCGCCGCGACGGCCTTCGGCGGTGTCGGTGGCCGTCTCCGCCCTGGCCTCCTTGGAGTCCTTGGCGTCGGCCGGAGCCTCGGTCTTCACGCCGGTGGCCACGGACTGCGTCTCGGCCTCGGTCTTGACGGCCTTGGTTCCGACGGCCTTGGCCTCGGCGGCGGACGACGCGGAAGCCGCGGGCTCGGGGCTGCCGGCCTGCGCGGTGGCACGGCGACGGCGCCGCTCACCGGCGGGCTGGTCGTCGTTGGCGGGCTGGCCGGGAATGTCGATCTGCTGCTGGGCAGCGGACTTCTCGGCCGCCGGGGGCTCCTCACCCGTACGGGACTTGGAAGTGGCACGGCACTTCGGCTTGGTCTCGGCCGCGTCGGAGCCGCCTGCATCGGCCTTGGCGCTCTTCGGCGCGGACGAACCGGCCTGCGCCTCCTTGATGACCTCGATCAACTGGCTCTTACGCATCCGCGCAGTGCCCTTGATGCCGAGGCCGGACGCGACCTGCTGCAGCTCGGCCAGGACCATGCCGTCGAGGCCGGTGCCGGAGCGGCGGCGCCGTGCGGTGCTGCCGGTGGCAGCACCGGCGGCGGACGCGGCTTCGACAGAGTTGTCGGCAGTCACGCCCATCAGATCGGTGGTGTCGCTCACGAAGGGTCCTTCCCTGGAGCGGGCGTCGGCCTGTCTGGCTCGGCGACCGGTTGTGCTGTCCGACTGCGGTTCTGATCTTGACTGATCGCGAACCGACGCCGGGGCGGTGGTCCGCCGGGAAACGGCGGAGGGCAAGACGTGCAGGGGTCCGGCAGAGGCCGGTTCCGGAGCGTGCTCGAAACTGCTCAGACAGGCTGTCAGGCAGTTTGG
This window harbors:
- the glyA gene encoding serine hydroxymethyltransferase: MPVTTTAAHPAGFEVLRGQDPEMADVLLGEDERQATSLQLIAAENFTSPAVLAALGSSLANKYAEGYPGARYHGGCELADLAERIACERATALFGAAHANVQPHSGSSAVLAAYAALLRPGDTVLAMGLPHGGHLTHGSPANFSGRWFDFVGYGVDAESGLIDYDQVRTLARQHRPRAIVCGSISYPRHPDYAAFREIADEAGAYLIADAAHPMGLIAGGAAPSPVPYADVVCATTHKVLRGPRGGLILCGAELADRIDRAVFPFTQGGAQMHTIAAKAVAFGEAAAPAFAAYAHQVVDNARVLAAGLAAEGLAITTGGTDTHLITADPGPLGTGGVAARARLAAAGMVLDTCALPCGDERGIRLGTAAVTTQGMTAPEMAEIAGLFSAALREERGAREEVRELARRFPSNSG
- a CDS encoding arsenate reductase/protein-tyrosine-phosphatase family protein, which produces MTAPEGRGIGASASGGTFRILHVSTGNVCRSPITERLTRHALSDRLGTGLADGLIVESAGTWGHEGAPMEANAATVLADYGADAGGFLGRELLDDHVIRADLVLTATRDHRAQVISMGHSAGLRTFTLKEFTRLVRAIDPATLPDPLDEGVVERARALVRAAAALRGWLLAPTVEADEVNDPYGAPITFFRSIGDEINQALDPVVTALTGVAAPH
- a CDS encoding L-threonylcarbamoyladenylate synthase codes for the protein MARRYDTNDATDRTTGLREAASAVRRGELVVLPTDTVYGIGADAFSSEGVADLLDAKGRGRNMPSPVLIGSPNTLHGLVTDFSEQAWELVDAFWPGALTLVAKHQPSLQWDLGDTRGTVAVRMPLHPVAIELLTEVGPMAVSSANLTGHPAPEDCDAAQEMLGDSVSVYLDGGPTPGNVPSSIVDVTGKVPVLLRAGALSAEELRKVVPDLEVAN
- the prmC gene encoding peptide chain release factor N(5)-glutamine methyltransferase; this translates as MNLLLAEVAQATQRLADAGVPSPRFDAEELAAFVHGVKRGELHNVKDADFDARYWETIARREAREPLQHITGRAFFRYLELQVGPGVFVPRPETESVVGWAIDAVRAMDVVEPLIVDLCTGSGAIALAMAQEVPRSRVHAVELSDDALRWTRKNAEGSRVTVHQGDALSALPELDGQVDLVISNPPYIPLTEWEYVAPEARDHDPEMALFSGEDGLDTIRGIERTAHRLLVPGGVVVIEHADTQGGQVPWIFTEERGWADAADHPDLNNRPRFATARKALP
- the prfA gene encoding peptide chain release factor 1 translates to MFEAVEELIGEHAGLEEQLADPSVHADQANARRLNKRYAELTPIVSTYRSWKQTGEDIETARELSYDDPEFAAEVKVLDKQLEALTEKLRLLLVPRDPSDDKDVLLEVKAGAGGDESALFAGDLLRMYLRYAERVGWKTEIIDATESELGGYKDVQVAVKTKGGNGATEPGQGVWARLKYEGGVHRVQRVPSTESQGRIHTSAAGVLVTPEAEEVDVEIHSNDLRIDVYRSSGPGGQSVNTTDSAVRITHLPTGVVASCQNEKSQLQNKEQAMRILRSRLLAAAQEAAEQEASDVRRSQVRTVDRSEKIRTYNFPENRISDHRVGFKAYNLDQVLDGDLDAVIQACVDADSAAKLAAAQ
- the rpmE gene encoding 50S ribosomal protein L31, yielding MKRDIHPEYHETQVSCTCGASFTTYSTLAEGTIRAEVCSECHPFYTGKQKILDTGGRVARFEARFGKKAADSAAK
- a CDS encoding LCP family protein, producing MADPQKGSRIRGSGKRRKGATPRRKALVITAWVAAGVVVLGGGGLGFLYFKLDGNLKSVDINAQLGADRPHNVDNGSMDILVLGSDSRAGANSKYGKDEGGARSDTAMVVHVYKGHKKASVVSIPRDTLIDRPDCTTAKGADAPGAQHAMFNTAYESGGPACAVKTVEQMSGIRMDHYLEVDFAGFQKLIDDLGGVPVTTSKAINDDKSHLHLAAGSHTLNGQDALGLVRTRHGVGDGSDLGRIQLQQAFIKALIAQVKHVGIFSSPSKLYSLADTATKTVTTDSDINSVKSLASFADGLKGIGAGSTKMVTMPVEYDPADPNRVIPLEAESRQVWAALKQDKPIPASATKGSAGDKGEAGKVVTGS
- the rho gene encoding transcription termination factor Rho; protein product: MSDTTDLMGVTADNSVEAASAAGAATGSTARRRRSGTGLDGMVLAELQQVASGLGIKGTARMRKSQLIEVIKEAQAGSSAPKSAKADAGGSDAAETKPKCRATSKSRTGEEPPAAEKSAAQQQIDIPGQPANDDQPAGERRRRRATAQAGSPEPAASASSAAEAKAVGTKAVKTEAETQSVATGVKTEAPADAKDSKEARAETATDTAEGRRGDRQDRGQRGDRRERGDRQERGDRQDRGDRQDRGDRQDRGERGGRDRRDRGGKGDDQQGGGQRGQRQGGQGNGPRADENEDDFDGGRRGRRGRYRDRRGRRGERQEFGDTPQVADDDVLIPVAGILDILDNYAFIRTSGYLPGPNDVYVSLAQVRKNGLRKGDHVTGAVRQPKDGERREKFNALVRLDSANGMAAESGRGRPEFQKLTPLYPQDRLRLETDPGVLTTRIIDLVAPIGKGQRGLIVAPPKTGKTMIMQAIANAITVNNPECHLMVVLVDERPEEVTDMQRSVKGEVISSTFDRPAEDHTTVAELAIERAKRLVELGHDVVVLLDSITRLGRAYNLAAPASGRILSGGVDSTALYPPKRFFGAARNIEDGGSLTILATALVETGSRMDEVIFEEFKGTGNMELKLDRKLADKRIFPAVDVDPSGTRKEEILLNAEELAIVWKLRRVLHALDSQQAIELLLDKMKKTKSNAEFLMQIAKTTPSSGNGND